The genome window TCTACCAGCATCATACCTCCAAAAATCCTGAAGGTAATCATCCCCATCAGAGCCCAGGCCTACATAAGCTAACCCGTCAATCACAAAGCTGACTGCACCTGTACGTGTGTCACCTTCATAGTCGGATAACTTGACCCAATTTCCATCCTCATCCGAATCATCCGAATCATCTGGCGTACAGGAAATAAGCCCTATCATCAGCGACGATATAAACAACAATATGATTTTTTTCATCTTTTGACTTTTAGTTTTTGATTGTATAAATATTTATTTCACTATCACTCGATCGATCTCCAAGAATTACATGGGTAGGCGAGGTATTGAAATCACTTGCAGTAAGTAGTAGATAATATTCGCCCCCAAATGGCTGATTGAGTATGAATTCGACAATTTGGGTAGCATCCATCAGATAATAGTTATCCCTACCGTATTCATCATCGAATACCTGATTTAATGTGAATGTCTGACCACCTGTAACGTCAGCAAAATCTTCGTTTATGAGACTCACAGTTAAAGTCTGTGGATACTTCTCCTGCTCATGCTCAAACCACCTTATTTTCAGTTCTGCATCAGCCAGGATAAACTCCTCGCCATCTAGTAAAAGATCTCTTACACCTGTTATGTCAATCTTGGTAGCATACCCCAGACCTCCAATGATATATGCATTGTCATCCAGATTATCAGAAGCTATTTCATCATCTAGCTCTTCCACCACTAGGGCATCCGGAATATTGGTATGTGAAAATTTTGAATACTGAGGTTGTAAACCAATGAAAAAGTCAAAATCTATGTTCGATAGCGATGTGGAGCTTATATCGGTTGTATGTATGGTGAGTTTCAAACTGTCTCTTGACAGTCCTACTATGAAAGCCGGATCTTTTAGATAGAGCCTGAATCCTTTCAAATACTCATTTGCTTCTTCCTGGTCAGAAAATATATCATCATCATTTTCTAAGCGATTGAAAAGATCCTCACCAAATAAATCAGGAAGCCTCATTTCTAAATCTCTGATACGATCGGTCGCCCAAAGAAATTCTCTTTCTGCTAGGATAGTACCGGGTACGTCAGTTGCCCCCTCAATATCTGAGTAATTGTAAAGAGCTGCTTCATCTTCCAGGTACTCCAGCTCTCCTACTAGTTGTTCTAAAACGACGGTTTGACGTATAGTAACGTCATCCAGGTAAAGCGAGTACCCATCCATCGGGATAGTCAATGTGATGCTATCGTATTGAAGATTATCGGTAGACTCTGATTCAATCAGGTCTAAAAGAAAATAGGTTTCTATATTGAGATCGCCGAATGATGTATCATTTTGTCCGCCGATCAATAACCGATCTGATTGACTTGTAATCAATGAGTCGAAACGAACGGTTGTAAATTCTATCGGAATGGAGTTGTTGAGCGTGATCTGATAATCCGTACTCTCAATAAAGTCTTCTCCTATCACAGAAGATTCTGAACAAGATAAAATCCCCACACATAGGACTAAAACGCCTATGACTCTTTCTTTTCTCATAAGTGCTGCAAATAGAATACTTCAGTTTTCGACTAGTAAGTCAGAAGATCCTAGAACGGACAAATTGAAGCTTGAAGTGGACAACAAGATATTACCCATTGTCCTTTTTCTTTTTTCCTTTCTTTTTCTTCTTAGCCTTC of Marinobacter alexandrii contains these proteins:
- a CDS encoding DUF4270 family protein, which codes for MRKERVIGVLVLCVGILSCSESSVIGEDFIESTDYQITLNNSIPIEFTTVRFDSLITSQSDRLLIGGQNDTSFGDLNIETYFLLDLIESESTDNLQYDSITLTIPMDGYSLYLDDVTIRQTVVLEQLVGELEYLEDEAALYNYSDIEGATDVPGTILAEREFLWATDRIRDLEMRLPDLFGEDLFNRLENDDDIFSDQEEANEYLKGFRLYLKDPAFIVGLSRDSLKLTIHTTDISSTSLSNIDFDFFIGLQPQYSKFSHTNIPDALVVEELDDEIASDNLDDNAYIIGGLGYATKIDITGVRDLLLDGEEFILADAELKIRWFEHEQEKYPQTLTVSLINEDFADVTGGQTFTLNQVFDDEYGRDNYYLMDATQIVEFILNQPFGGEYYLLLTASDFNTSPTHVILGDRSSDSEINIYTIKN